Proteins encoded within one genomic window of Legionella sp. PC997:
- the odhB gene encoding 2-oxoglutarate dehydrogenase complex dihydrolipoyllysine-residue succinyltransferase, whose translation MSIEVKVPVLPESVADATVAAWHKKVGDKVTRDENLLDLETDKVVLEVPAPADGILAEIMFQTGDTVRSGQLLAKIKAGAGSEAQAEKKEDKAESLKENEQAEREEVSAKEDKSTSPVVRRIMAEHDLQPGQIKGSGKEGRITKEDVLAYIESSREKTSGKESGKEQPPKASMGLREERRVPMTRLRAKIAERLLEAQHNAAMLTTFNEINLKAVMDLRAQYKDSFEKKHGVKLGFMSFFTKAVVESLKRFPAVNASIDGQDVVYHGFYDIGIAVSTERGLVVPVIRDADQMSMADIELAINDAAKKAREGKLAMEDMQGGTFTITNGGVFGSLLATPIINPPQTGILGMHKIEDRPVVEKGQIVIRPMMYVALSYDHRLIDGKDSVQFLVSVKELLEDPARLLLNV comes from the coding sequence ATGTCTATTGAAGTCAAAGTACCTGTTTTGCCTGAATCGGTGGCTGATGCAACTGTAGCTGCATGGCATAAAAAAGTAGGTGATAAAGTTACTCGTGATGAGAATTTACTCGATTTGGAAACGGACAAAGTCGTCTTGGAAGTCCCGGCTCCTGCTGATGGAATACTGGCTGAAATAATGTTTCAAACAGGCGACACAGTTCGTTCTGGCCAATTACTTGCAAAAATAAAAGCTGGCGCTGGATCTGAGGCTCAAGCCGAGAAGAAAGAAGATAAAGCTGAATCACTGAAGGAAAATGAACAGGCTGAACGTGAGGAAGTAAGTGCAAAAGAAGATAAGTCAACCAGTCCTGTAGTTCGACGCATAATGGCAGAACATGACCTTCAACCTGGGCAAATAAAAGGCAGTGGCAAAGAAGGTCGGATTACGAAAGAAGATGTTCTCGCTTACATAGAGTCGAGTAGAGAAAAAACATCCGGTAAAGAAAGTGGGAAAGAGCAACCCCCCAAAGCATCTATGGGTCTACGTGAAGAACGTCGAGTTCCAATGACACGGTTAAGGGCTAAAATTGCGGAGCGCTTATTAGAAGCACAACACAATGCAGCGATGTTGACGACTTTTAATGAAATAAATTTGAAAGCCGTTATGGATTTGCGTGCTCAATATAAAGACAGTTTTGAGAAAAAACATGGCGTAAAACTTGGATTTATGTCTTTTTTCACCAAAGCAGTCGTTGAGTCATTAAAGCGTTTTCCCGCAGTGAATGCTTCTATAGATGGTCAGGATGTGGTCTATCATGGCTTTTATGATATAGGTATTGCGGTATCTACAGAAAGAGGGCTGGTCGTACCGGTGATTCGTGATGCGGATCAGATGAGTATGGCTGATATTGAATTAGCAATCAACGATGCTGCAAAAAAGGCTAGAGAGGGTAAATTAGCCATGGAAGATATGCAAGGAGGTACCTTTACTATTACTAATGGTGGGGTATTTGGTTCTTTATTGGCAACTCCGATCATTAATCCACCCCAAACAGGAATTTTGGGAATGCACAAAATTGAAGATAGACCTGTAGTGGAAAAAGGACAAATAGTGATTCGTCCTATGATGTATGTGGCTTTATCTTATGATCATCGATTGATTGACGGTAAAGATTCAGTACAGTTTTTGGTAAGTGTGAAAGAGTTATTGGAAGATCCTGCTCGTCTTTTGCTTAATGTTTAA
- the sdhA gene encoding succinate dehydrogenase flavoprotein subunit, with the protein MAIARNTFDAVIIGAGGAGMRAALQMANSGLKVALLSKVFPTRSHTVSAQGGITCALGNAHDDDWRWHMYDTVKGADYIGDQDSIEYLCKTGPEAVYELEHMGLPFSRMDNGRIYQRQFGGQSKNFGGDQAARTCAAADRTGHALLHTLYQQNLKAKTHVFSEWYALDLVKDSHGHISGVTAMCIETGEVVFFQSRVCILATGGAGRIYQSTTNAFINTGDGFGMALRAGIPLQDMEMWQFHPTGIAGAGVLVTEGCRGEGGYLINKDGERFMERYAPRVKDLASRDVVARSMALEIRAGKGFDPKGVDHVKLKLDHLGSDLIKSRLPGIRELSMKFAGVDPIVEPIPVVPTCHYSMGGIPTNMHGQVLTKTNGVEHIVEGLYAVGECACVSVHGANRLGGNSLLDLVVFGRAAGLHVEELWQSNHLPEMTYISEDDIAPSLQRYNRWNNSTEGESPAVIHDEMQRVMQEDFGVFRTGEVMASGLKRLQALRERLAHAKLEDKSKIFNTERVTALELDNLMATAYATAQSAIVRTESRGAHSREDYPKRDDANWIKHTLYFEEGEKIDFRPVNTSPKHVEPFAPKERVY; encoded by the coding sequence ATGGCAATTGCACGTAACACATTTGATGCAGTAATAATTGGAGCTGGTGGAGCTGGAATGCGTGCCGCATTGCAGATGGCAAATTCTGGCTTAAAGGTCGCACTTTTATCTAAAGTATTTCCAACTCGTTCACATACAGTATCTGCCCAAGGAGGTATTACTTGTGCATTGGGTAATGCGCACGATGATGATTGGCGTTGGCATATGTATGATACCGTGAAAGGGGCGGACTATATTGGCGATCAAGATTCAATTGAATACCTGTGTAAAACAGGTCCCGAAGCCGTATATGAACTTGAGCATATGGGATTGCCTTTTTCACGCATGGATAATGGCAGAATTTATCAACGCCAGTTTGGTGGTCAATCCAAGAATTTTGGTGGTGATCAAGCAGCACGTACTTGTGCTGCAGCGGATAGAACTGGACATGCTTTATTACATACCCTCTATCAACAAAATTTAAAAGCTAAAACACACGTATTTAGTGAATGGTATGCTCTTGATCTTGTTAAAGATTCGCATGGACATATATCTGGTGTTACTGCAATGTGTATCGAAACCGGTGAAGTCGTATTTTTCCAATCGCGAGTATGTATTTTGGCTACCGGTGGCGCAGGTCGTATTTATCAATCGACAACCAATGCCTTTATTAATACCGGGGATGGTTTTGGTATGGCATTAAGGGCAGGTATCCCCTTACAAGATATGGAAATGTGGCAATTCCATCCTACCGGAATTGCTGGAGCCGGTGTTTTGGTAACTGAAGGGTGTCGAGGTGAAGGCGGTTATCTGATTAACAAAGACGGTGAACGTTTTATGGAGCGTTATGCACCGAGAGTTAAAGATTTAGCTTCCCGGGATGTAGTTGCTCGCTCTATGGCTCTCGAGATCCGTGCAGGTAAAGGTTTTGATCCCAAAGGAGTGGATCACGTTAAATTAAAATTGGATCACTTAGGTTCCGATCTGATTAAGTCACGCTTACCTGGTATTCGTGAGTTATCTATGAAATTCGCCGGAGTTGATCCAATTGTTGAACCAATTCCAGTGGTTCCTACCTGCCACTACAGCATGGGTGGTATCCCTACAAATATGCATGGGCAAGTACTTACCAAAACCAACGGTGTAGAACATATCGTAGAAGGTTTATATGCCGTAGGTGAGTGCGCGTGCGTTTCGGTACATGGTGCAAACCGTTTAGGTGGTAATTCATTACTGGACTTAGTCGTTTTTGGTCGAGCAGCAGGATTGCATGTTGAAGAGTTATGGCAATCAAATCATTTACCTGAGATGACTTATATTAGTGAGGATGATATTGCTCCGTCTTTACAGCGATATAATCGATGGAACAATTCAACTGAGGGTGAAAGCCCAGCAGTGATTCATGATGAAATGCAACGTGTAATGCAAGAGGACTTTGGCGTCTTCAGAACCGGTGAAGTAATGGCTTCTGGCTTAAAACGTCTTCAGGCTCTGCGGGAACGTTTAGCACATGCAAAATTAGAAGACAAAAGCAAGATATTTAATACGGAGCGAGTCACTGCATTAGAGTTAGATAATTTAATGGCAACTGCATATGCTACAGCGCAGTCTGCAATTGTTCGTACGGAAAGTCGAGGTGCTCATAGTCGTGAAGATTATCCGAAACGTGATGATGCCAACTGGATTAAACATACGCTATATTTTGAGGAAGGTGAGAAGATTGACTTTCGTCCCGTGAATACATCACCCAAGCACGTCGAGCCTTTTGCGCCAAAAGAACGCGTTTACTAA
- the sucC gene encoding ADP-forming succinate--CoA ligase subunit beta, which translates to MNLHEYQAKQLFASYNLPVPNGEVAYSVDDAMQVAGQLSTPRWVVKAQVHAGGRGKAGGVKLVANKDELAAAVKALLGTRLVTYQTDAHGQPVNAVLIEETCDIGRELYLGAVVDRATRRVVFMASTEGGVEIEKVAEETPEKIFKVIVDPLVGVMPFQCREVAFKLGLKDDQIKQFTQLMMGLGKMFVDCDLSLLEINPLVVTKQEQLICLDGKINIDGNALYRQPKLKSMRDTSQEDERENRASDWELNYIPLDGTIGCMVNGAGLAMATMDVIKLHGGEPANFLDVGGGATKERVSEALKIIVSDDKVKGILVNIFGGIVRCDLIADGILAAVKEVDVKIPVVVRLEGNNAQLGADILNKSDLNVIAATSLTDAAKKIVAAVA; encoded by the coding sequence ATGAATTTACATGAATACCAGGCCAAACAATTATTTGCTAGTTATAATTTACCCGTACCAAACGGTGAAGTTGCTTACAGCGTTGATGATGCAATGCAAGTTGCCGGACAGTTATCTACTCCCCGTTGGGTTGTTAAAGCACAGGTCCACGCTGGGGGTAGGGGAAAAGCCGGTGGTGTGAAATTAGTAGCAAATAAAGATGAGTTAGCTGCAGCAGTTAAAGCATTATTAGGTACTCGTTTAGTTACTTATCAAACGGATGCTCATGGACAACCGGTTAATGCTGTTTTAATTGAAGAAACATGTGATATCGGCAGAGAATTATATCTTGGAGCGGTTGTTGATCGTGCTACACGTCGTGTCGTATTCATGGCTTCTACGGAAGGTGGTGTAGAAATAGAAAAAGTGGCTGAAGAAACGCCCGAAAAAATTTTTAAAGTAATTGTGGATCCATTAGTTGGTGTCATGCCATTTCAATGTCGCGAGGTGGCATTCAAATTAGGTCTTAAAGACGATCAAATAAAGCAATTTACACAGTTGATGATGGGCTTGGGTAAAATGTTTGTTGATTGTGATCTGAGCTTATTAGAAATCAATCCACTGGTAGTAACAAAACAAGAACAATTAATTTGTTTGGATGGAAAAATTAATATAGATGGCAACGCGTTATACCGTCAACCTAAATTAAAAAGCATGCGCGATACCAGTCAAGAAGATGAGCGAGAAAATCGTGCCAGCGATTGGGAGTTAAACTATATTCCTCTGGATGGAACGATTGGCTGCATGGTGAACGGTGCAGGTTTGGCGATGGCGACCATGGATGTGATTAAGCTTCACGGTGGTGAACCCGCTAACTTCCTTGATGTGGGTGGTGGCGCGACTAAAGAACGAGTAAGTGAGGCACTGAAAATTATTGTTTCTGATGATAAAGTCAAAGGCATTTTAGTCAATATTTTTGGCGGCATCGTTCGTTGTGACCTCATTGCCGATGGTATTTTAGCCGCAGTGAAAGAAGTCGATGTGAAAATTCCTGTGGTGGTACGTCTTGAGGGTAATAATGCACAACTAGGTGCTGATATTTTAAATAAAAGTGATTTGAATGTGATTGCTGCAACCAGTTTAACTGATGCTGCGAAAAAGATTGTGGCAGCTGTTGCTTAA
- the sdhC gene encoding succinate dehydrogenase, cytochrome b556 subunit: MNKKRPVNLDLGSLKYPPMAIASILHRISGVVLFLLLPIMLYIFGQSVQSEETFAQVKNLLSHPAYKMVMWAFGASMIYHLLAGIRHLLMDIGVGEHLDAGRRSAVLVIFLAIILSIFLGIWIW, from the coding sequence GTGAACAAAAAAAGACCCGTTAATCTGGATTTGGGCAGTTTAAAATATCCCCCTATGGCTATAGCGTCCATCTTACATAGGATTTCAGGGGTAGTTTTATTTTTACTGTTACCCATTATGCTGTACATCTTTGGTCAGTCCGTGCAATCAGAAGAAACATTTGCGCAGGTGAAAAATTTGCTATCTCATCCCGCTTATAAAATGGTTATGTGGGCGTTTGGTGCCTCGATGATTTACCATTTACTTGCAGGGATTAGGCATCTTTTGATGGATATAGGGGTTGGTGAGCATCTTGATGCTGGTAGACGTTCTGCTGTGTTAGTCATTTTTCTTGCCATTATTTTGTCAATTTTTCTAGGAATCTGGATATGGTAA
- a CDS encoding virulence factor, with amino-acid sequence MADEPDIPTADENSEFIDNIDNSMDLRKLQMEEDLNDPVTLVERVYQIWWHWADFQLYIVSPSIDLLVPPVLIKAELIPGTNELEFVYPILDSGSKLSTSKSEELVSAGMSMYKLYMTIEKMIYILVERLKEGGIDKETEVQVAFGGHLLPQRKAFESIINLPYNVVVTNFDPGAWGERYLQIVKQNAEKFGYPSESPRETFRQPHKASGSGPKR; translated from the coding sequence ATGGCTGATGAACCAGATATTCCAACTGCTGACGAAAACTCAGAATTTATTGATAACATCGATAACAGCATGGACTTGCGCAAGTTGCAAATGGAAGAGGATTTAAATGATCCTGTGACTTTGGTAGAGCGGGTTTATCAAATCTGGTGGCATTGGGCTGATTTCCAATTGTATATTGTATCTCCCTCTATCGATCTTCTTGTACCTCCAGTACTGATCAAGGCGGAACTAATTCCCGGTACAAATGAGCTTGAATTTGTCTATCCTATTCTTGATTCGGGATCCAAATTATCTACTTCTAAAAGCGAAGAGCTAGTTTCTGCTGGAATGTCAATGTATAAGCTTTATATGACCATAGAAAAAATGATTTATATTTTGGTCGAGCGATTAAAAGAAGGCGGCATTGATAAGGAGACAGAGGTTCAGGTAGCTTTCGGTGGGCATTTGCTTCCTCAAAGAAAAGCGTTTGAGTCGATTATTAACTTACCCTATAACGTTGTAGTTACTAACTTCGATCCAGGCGCATGGGGTGAACGATACTTACAAATTGTGAAACAAAATGCAGAAAAGTTCGGATACCCTTCAGAATCGCCCAGAGAAACATTTAGACAACCACATAAAGCCTCTGGCTCTGGTCCAAAAAGATAA
- the sdhD gene encoding succinate dehydrogenase, hydrophobic membrane anchor protein, whose protein sequence is MVNNVTSLTGNGLKDWLIQRVTAVYFAAYSFFIIGFLLLHPELGFAQWHALFSNILVRIASLIALFALSLHAWIGIWTVTTDYMKCTALRLSVQMFVLLWLLIQFIWALMILWGQ, encoded by the coding sequence ATGGTAAATAATGTCACCAGCTTAACAGGTAATGGGTTAAAGGATTGGTTGATTCAACGCGTTACAGCAGTTTATTTTGCTGCATATTCCTTTTTTATAATTGGTTTTTTGTTGTTGCACCCTGAACTGGGTTTTGCACAATGGCACGCTCTTTTTTCCAATATATTAGTTCGAATTGCATCACTTATCGCATTGTTTGCGCTTTCATTGCACGCATGGATAGGTATTTGGACTGTAACTACCGACTATATGAAGTGTACTGCTCTTCGTTTATCAGTACAAATGTTCGTACTTTTATGGCTCCTGATTCAATTCATCTGGGCCTTAATGATCCTTTGGGGGCAGTAG
- a CDS encoding succinate dehydrogenase iron-sulfur subunit — MAADSRTLTLSIYRYNPEVDAKPYMKDYELEVPVKSDPMLLTLLERLKAEQDPSITYRRSCREGVCGSDGMNINGTNGLACITHVSQLNTDKIVIRPLPGFPVIRDLAVDMTQFYQQYERIEPYLQNNEIPPAQERLQSPEERAQLDGLYECILCACCTSSCPSFWWNPEKFVGPAGLLQARRFLADSRDTATAHRLDKLQDPFSVFRCRSIMNCTNVCPKGLNPTKAISEIRLQMLTQET; from the coding sequence ATGGCAGCAGATAGTAGAACATTGACCCTATCAATATATCGCTATAATCCTGAGGTGGATGCTAAGCCTTATATGAAAGATTATGAATTGGAGGTTCCAGTTAAAAGTGATCCTATGTTACTTACGTTACTTGAACGTTTGAAAGCAGAGCAGGATCCCTCAATTACGTACAGACGTTCTTGTCGCGAAGGAGTATGCGGTTCAGATGGCATGAATATTAATGGGACAAATGGCTTGGCATGTATTACCCATGTGTCCCAGTTGAATACTGATAAAATTGTTATTCGTCCTTTACCGGGATTTCCAGTTATTCGTGATTTAGCAGTGGATATGACGCAGTTTTATCAGCAATACGAGCGTATCGAGCCTTATTTGCAAAATAATGAGATTCCACCAGCCCAAGAACGGTTGCAATCACCAGAGGAACGCGCTCAACTTGATGGATTATATGAATGTATTTTGTGCGCATGTTGTACCAGTTCGTGTCCTTCATTCTGGTGGAATCCTGAAAAATTTGTTGGTCCTGCTGGTTTATTACAGGCAAGACGATTTTTAGCAGACAGCCGTGATACCGCAACAGCTCATCGTTTGGATAAATTACAAGATCCATTCAGTGTGTTTCGGTGTCGAAGTATTATGAATTGTACTAATGTCTGCCCGAAAGGACTCAATCCGACGAAAGCAATTTCCGAGATTCGCCTACAAATGTTGACACAAGAAACCTAA
- a CDS encoding 2-oxoglutarate dehydrogenase E1 component, which yields MSSSDLQKKWASSYLSGGSMAYVDSLYEDYLADPSSVSSDWRAVFSALPKVNTEKEFSHRDIRDYFLQNADKKTIPVAQASDSQQFRIADLINAYRSLGHHAAKLDPLEMTERTPVPALELEYHHLSNVDRNRKFFAGTTFDGPEMTLDEIYQALRETYCSSIGIEYMHISNTEEIEWLQARMESVRGRLKLDAAKKMQILKDLIAADGLERYLGTRYVGQKRFSLEGGDSLIPMMKEIIECAGKGNVKELVIGMAHRGRLNVLVNVLGKEPNQLFQEFEGKIKYERTGDVKYHLGFSSDIRTNSGSVVHLALAFNPSHLEIIGPVVEGSVRSRLGRRSDLGKKEKVVPILIHGDAAFAGQGVVMETFNFSQARGYSTGGTVHIVINNQIGFTTSNPLDARSTLYCTDVAKMVQAPVLHVNGDDPEAVVFATKLAFDFRMKFKRDVVVDLVCYRRHGHNEADEPAVTQPAMYRKIKSMRPLREIYAEQLTQEGLLTSKDAEQLVEAYRDTLDQGKAVVDLVHGDYEGKYAVDWTPYLNAKWTDKVDTTIKKENLQKLAKILSELPKGFTLHPVVQRLLNERDKMTAGDLPMNWGYAEIMAYASLVQEGYGVRLSGQDSGRGTFAHRHAVLHDAETGETFTPLEQITNELDRPFSVIDSVLSEEAVLAFEYGFAASAPNFLVLWEAQFGDFANGAQVVIDQFISSGEQKWGRLCGLVMLLPHGYEGQGPEHSSARLERYMQLCAQHNMQVCTPTTPAQIFHLLRRQVIRNFRKPLIVMTPKSLLRHKLAVSPLEDLFKGKFHTIIPEIDAIDAQKVTKVVLCCGKVYYDLLQMRRDKELNHIALVRIEQLYPFPKKALTTELNKYPQAKKIIWCQEEPQNQGVWFSSQHNIIDCLRPEQTLHYAGREFAAAPAAGSPALHAKEQQALVEQALLD from the coding sequence ATGAGCAGTTCCGATCTGCAAAAAAAATGGGCTTCTTCCTATTTATCTGGCGGAAGTATGGCTTATGTTGATAGTCTGTATGAAGATTATCTTGCTGACCCCAGCTCGGTTTCATCCGATTGGCGAGCAGTATTTAGTGCTTTGCCTAAGGTGAATACCGAAAAGGAATTCTCACATAGAGATATTCGTGATTATTTTTTGCAGAATGCAGATAAAAAAACCATACCTGTAGCCCAAGCCTCAGACAGTCAGCAATTTAGGATTGCCGACTTGATCAACGCATATCGCTCATTGGGTCATCATGCGGCTAAACTTGATCCATTGGAAATGACGGAACGCACACCGGTCCCTGCACTGGAACTGGAGTATCACCACTTATCTAATGTAGATAGAAATCGTAAGTTTTTTGCAGGCACTACATTTGATGGTCCAGAAATGACTCTGGACGAAATATATCAAGCGCTGCGCGAAACGTATTGCAGCAGTATTGGTATTGAATACATGCATATTTCTAATACTGAAGAAATAGAATGGCTACAAGCACGAATGGAGTCGGTACGCGGTCGACTTAAATTAGATGCGGCAAAAAAAATGCAAATTTTAAAAGACTTAATTGCTGCAGACGGTTTAGAACGTTATTTAGGGACACGTTATGTAGGGCAAAAGCGATTCTCTCTTGAAGGGGGCGATTCATTAATTCCCATGATGAAAGAAATCATTGAGTGTGCCGGTAAAGGTAATGTTAAAGAGTTAGTTATCGGTATGGCACATCGAGGTCGTTTAAATGTGTTGGTGAATGTATTGGGTAAAGAACCCAATCAATTGTTCCAAGAGTTTGAAGGAAAAATAAAATATGAACGTACTGGGGATGTGAAATATCATTTAGGCTTTTCTTCAGATATAAGAACCAATTCAGGTTCAGTAGTACATTTGGCTTTGGCTTTTAACCCCTCACATTTAGAAATTATTGGACCTGTAGTAGAGGGGTCGGTACGTTCTCGTTTAGGTCGTCGTAGCGATCTGGGCAAAAAGGAAAAAGTTGTTCCTATTCTTATCCATGGGGATGCTGCATTTGCCGGTCAGGGCGTGGTGATGGAAACCTTTAATTTTTCTCAGGCACGTGGTTATAGCACGGGTGGTACAGTCCACATTGTTATTAATAACCAAATAGGCTTTACTACCAGTAATCCTTTGGATGCACGCTCTACTTTATATTGTACTGATGTGGCCAAAATGGTTCAGGCACCTGTTTTACATGTGAATGGTGATGATCCCGAAGCGGTCGTATTCGCAACGAAGCTTGCATTTGATTTCAGAATGAAATTTAAACGAGATGTCGTAGTGGATCTCGTATGTTATCGACGCCACGGGCACAATGAGGCAGATGAACCTGCGGTAACTCAACCTGCGATGTACCGTAAAATTAAATCCATGCGTCCTCTGCGTGAAATCTATGCCGAGCAATTGACCCAAGAAGGTTTACTAACCAGTAAAGATGCTGAACAATTAGTAGAAGCATATCGTGATACTCTGGATCAGGGTAAAGCGGTTGTCGATCTGGTTCATGGTGATTATGAAGGAAAGTATGCAGTAGATTGGACTCCCTATCTGAATGCAAAATGGACGGATAAAGTAGATACCACTATTAAAAAAGAAAACTTACAAAAATTAGCTAAAATCTTAAGCGAGTTACCGAAAGGCTTTACATTACATCCGGTGGTTCAACGCTTATTAAATGAGCGCGATAAAATGACGGCCGGTGATTTACCAATGAACTGGGGGTATGCTGAGATAATGGCATACGCTAGTTTAGTTCAAGAAGGTTATGGGGTTCGTTTATCTGGCCAGGATTCTGGAAGAGGAACTTTTGCTCATCGTCATGCTGTATTGCATGATGCTGAAACTGGAGAAACCTTTACACCTTTAGAACAAATAACTAATGAACTAGACCGCCCTTTTTCAGTAATCGATTCAGTGCTTTCTGAAGAAGCCGTATTGGCTTTCGAATATGGGTTCGCCGCCTCTGCACCTAATTTCTTGGTACTTTGGGAAGCTCAGTTCGGTGATTTCGCCAATGGGGCGCAAGTGGTTATCGATCAATTCATTAGTTCTGGTGAGCAAAAATGGGGTCGTCTATGTGGTTTAGTTATGCTCTTGCCTCATGGATATGAAGGACAAGGCCCTGAGCACTCTTCTGCCCGTCTAGAGCGTTACATGCAACTTTGCGCTCAGCACAATATGCAAGTTTGTACGCCAACTACCCCTGCTCAGATCTTCCATTTATTAAGAAGACAGGTTATCCGTAATTTCCGTAAGCCATTAATTGTTATGACTCCCAAGAGTCTGCTACGTCATAAACTAGCAGTTTCTCCTTTGGAGGATTTATTCAAAGGTAAGTTTCACACTATTATTCCGGAAATTGATGCGATAGATGCACAAAAAGTTACAAAAGTGGTACTGTGCTGTGGAAAAGTTTATTATGATTTGCTGCAAATGCGTCGTGATAAAGAATTAAACCATATTGCATTGGTGCGAATTGAGCAATTATATCCGTTCCCTAAAAAAGCACTTACTACGGAGCTCAATAAATATCCTCAAGCCAAGAAGATTATTTGGTGTCAGGAAGAGCCGCAGAATCAAGGGGTATGGTTCTCTTCTCAACATAATATAATAGATTGTTTGCGTCCTGAACAAACCTTGCATTATGCCGGAAGAGAATTTGCTGCGGCACCTGCAGCAGGAAGCCCTGCTCTGCATGCAAAAGAACAACAAGCTTTAGTAGAGCAAGCTTTATTGGACTGA